The following coding sequences are from one Nicotiana tomentosiformis chromosome 3, ASM39032v3, whole genome shotgun sequence window:
- the LOC138908185 gene encoding uncharacterized protein, giving the protein MKVHDYAADLTKAERDLLNAQAKLAKGAEEQARLAHQLKQKYDKEVAILHKSHPYNTISKCKAAITSKESDTGIVDPLREIVESESELKEEAHKLKHQMAEMYQAWIKGHPPPSFSANYTENPAFIPPLAQAQNPTTVDLSPQHAPGFTPFHHYPGTSSQTFHAPLAKTTAYPAPTSAPVFVAPPRATLHGSSSEPMFQALDTQYYALEPTFKVTDPYSYTPHFEPPVETEKPTRNVDHDEIFRKVKSLEQSLKNMQGIGSQVSVAYKDLCLFPDVQLPARFKMPKFDMYNGHGDLMAHLRGFCSKMRGAGGKDELLMAYFSQSLSGVALEWYTRQDASRWREQAARVNPPMEEDEMVEYFLQAFEPTYFGHLISAIGKSFNDVVKMGGMVEEGLMSRKIMSYSAIKATTQSYAQLPPYPQWRAPTTQNPYPPPQPYRNHTGPSFRPSPDYRKEMQQRKETFTPLGESYNSLFQRLRQLDVLRPIEPKIPNPPPRNLDYSLRCAYCSDSPGHDTEKCWHLKRAIQKLIDTNQIVVQIPEAPNINQNPLPAHTETHMIEIVHRDGEPKNSSKSVMMIRASESNLIKAPDSTEAMPLTVERLSEKLSALNVKPSILVVKGPPIDVEANQEKQKVVVPGVPGKPVIIVEGARIIPVIIKPVTQLPMVDTKAVPWNYKQVIVTYKGKEVEGEVNETGGLTRSGRCFTPEKLRKAKPFMDGHIPVKKPVTEEEAKEFLKKMKMQDYSIILNEAHVPDKITVNHLEKIAKKIFEANRITFSDNKLPMEGTEHNRALYLTVKCKDSAVSRVLVDNGSSANICPLSTLQKLKIGTERIHMNNVCVRGFDGGGKYSVGDIMLELSIGPVEFTMEFQVLDVAISYNLLLGRPWIYTTKAIPSSLHQMVKFEWDRQEIVVHGNENLSAYNDTIVPFIEVEDDKGPWVYQTFEKVSVEKIPEGECIPSPKLPSASVMVANEMLKNGFVPGKGLGSSLQGIAHPVCPRERFGTFGLGFTLTGKDMKKDKNLKRKAWSLPKPVPHISKSFVKPGVAKRPISTVPKPMVDFDEELIKRLQSLFDEVNMVEIGEGSSNADVQLVGPNVKLSNWKATPLPTRKEFCSFYAENDEEVAFQKISRELNHFEEKSKPNLNETEAINLGDQDNIRETKISVHLEPQIKEEIIKALLEYKDVFAWSYDDMPVLSTDLVVHKLSTDPAFPPVKQKLRKFKTDISVKIKEEITKQLDAKVIRVTRYPTWYNLKLNPAKCAFGIPSGKLLGFIVSRRGIELDPSKIKAIQELLPPKNKTEVMSLLERLNYISRFIAQLTTTCEPIFKLLKKNVAVKWTNECQEAFDKIKSYPSNPPVLVPPEPERPLILYLMKPMPTGRLTKWQILLTEFDIIYVTRTAMKAQALDDHLAENPVDEEYKPLKTYFPDEEVIYVDEADHDGKPGWKLFFDGAANMKGFGIGAVLISETRHHYPITAQLQFYFTNNMAEYEACIMGLRLAIDMGFQEILVLGDSNLLVHQIQGEWETRDLKLIPYRQCLYDLCQRFRSIEFRHIPRIHNEIFDALANLGSMLHHPDKTYVDPLHIQVHDQHAYCNVVEEEIDGEPWFHDVKEYIESGIYPVHATGDQKRTIRHLASGFFLSRGILYKRTPDLGLLRCINAKQASTIMAEVHAGFCGPHMSGYVLAKKILRASYYWLTMERDCISFVRKCHQCQVHGDLIHSPPSELHTMSAPWLFVAWGMDVIGPIEPAALNRHRFILVAIDYFTKWVEAVTFKSVTKKAVVDFVHSNIICRFGIPKFKIMYRNSTPYHPKANGAVEAANKNIKKILRKMMQGYRTTVRISVGATPYLLVYGTETVIPAEVEIPSLRIVAEAEIDDDEWVKTRLEQLSLIDEK; this is encoded by the exons ATGAAGGTGCATGACTATGCGGCTGACTTGACAAAGGCCGAAAGAGACTTGTTAAATGCTCAAGCAAAGTTGGCCAAAGGTGCGGAAGAACAAGCCAGATTAGCCcaccagttgaagcagaaatatgacaaagaagtagcTATTTTACACAAAAG tcaccccTATAACACCATATCAAAGTGCAAGGCAGCCATAACTAGCAAAGAGTCGGACACGGGTATTGTTGACCCGCTGAGGGAGATTGTAGAATCGgagtctgaattgaaagaggaggCCCACAAGTTGAAGCATCAAATGGCTGAGATGTATCAAGCCTGGATCAAGGGGCATCCTCCACCTTCATTTTCCGCTAACTACACAGAAAATCCCGCTTTCATCCCACCACTGGCACAAGCCCAGAATCCCACTACCGTTGATCTTTCCCCTCAGCATGCACCGGGTTTTACCCCTTTCCACCACTACCCCGGCACCTCGTCCCAAACTTTCCATGCTCCACTAGCCAAAACAACCGCATACCCGGCTCCGACATCTGCTCCTGTTTTCGTAGCCCCTCCGCGAGCTACCCTCCACGGATCTTCTAGTGAACCCATGTTCCAAGCTCTAGATACCCAATATTATGCTCTggaaccaactttcaaagtcACGGATCCTTATTCCTACACCCCTCACTTTGAACCTCCTGTTGAAACTGAGAAACCAACCCGGAACGTGGACCATGATGAGAtattcaggaaagtgaagagtcTAGAGCAATCTttaaagaacatgcaagggataggaagccaagtaagtgtggcttacaaggatttatgcttattccctgatgtccaactgcccgctaggttcaagatgcccaagtttgacATGTACAATGGACATGGAGATCTCAtggcccatttgagaggctttTGCAGCAAGATGAGAGGCGCCGGTGGGAAAGACGAATTATTAATGGCATATTTCAGTCAGAGTTTGAGTGGGGTGGCTTTAgaatggtacacccgccaagacgctagcag atggagagaacaagctgcacgggtcaatcctccaatggaagaagatgagatggtcgagtactttcttcaagccttCGAACCTacttactttggccatttgatctcagccataggtaagtccttcaacgatgtggtaaagatgggaggaatggtggaagagggactcaTGTCAAGAaagatcatgagctactccgccataaaagcaaccacacag TCATATGCGCAACTCCCTCCTTACCCGCAATGGCGTGCTCCAACTACACAAAATCCTTATCCACCCCCACAACCATACCGAAACCATACTGGTCCAAGCTTTCGACCAAGTCCAGATTATAGAAAAGAGATGCAGCAGCGGAAAGAAACCTTTACCCCTCTTGGAGAGTCGTATAACAGTTTGTTTCaaaggttgaggcagttggacGTTTTGAGGCCGATTGAGCCAAAGATACCAAATCCACCTCCAAGGAACCTCGATTATTCCCTCAGATGTGCATATTGTTCTGATTCCCCAGGGCACGACACGGAGAAGTGTtggcatttgaagagggcgatccaaaagcttattgatacaaatcaaattgtggtccaAATCCCGGaggcgccaaacatcaaccaaaatcctttgccgGCCCATACAGAGACACATATGATCGAGATAGTTCATAGGGATGGGGAGCCCAAGAACTCTTCCAAGTCTGTTATGATGATCCGGGCTAGCGAGAGTAATCTAATTAAAGCTCCAGATTCTACAGAAGCAATGCCCTTGACAGTTGAAAGGCTGTCGGAGAAGCTAAGCGCGCTCAACGTGAAGCCATCTATATTGGTTGTGAAAGGGCCTCCGATTGATGTTGAAGCGAACCAGGAAAAGCAAAAAGTGGTCGTGCCAGGGGTCCCAGGCAAGCCTGTTATTATCGTGGAAGGGGCTCGTATTATCCCCGTTATTATTAAGCCAGTGACCCAATTACCAATGGTTGACACAAAGGCCGTCCCATGGAATTACAAACAGGTGATAGTAACATataaagggaaagaagtagaggGAGAAGTCAATGAAACCGGAGGACTGACTCGTTCTGGGAGATGTTTTACCCCAGAAAAACTGAGGAAAGCCAAGCCATTCATGGATGGCCACATCCCAGTAAAGAAGCcggtcaccgaagaagaggctaaagaattcttgaaaaagatgaaaatgcaagactattccatt attttgaatgaggcccatgttcctgataagatcacggtaaaccacttggaaaagattgctaagAAGATTTTCGAAGCAAACAGGATTACTTTCTCAGATAATAAACTTCCTATGGAGGGTACAGAGCACAaccgagctctttatctcacagtgaAGTGCAAAGATTCTGCTGTCTCAAGGGTACTGGTTGATAACGGTTCTAGTGCAAATATTtgccctctgtccactttgcaaaagttaAAGATCGGCACTGAAAGGATCCACATGAACAATGTATGTGTTCGAGGCTTTGATGGAGGAGGGAAATATTCTGTCGGTGATATAATGCTCGAATTGTCAATAGGGCCagttgagttcactatggagttccaagtgctagatgtggCTATCTCCTATAACTTGTTGTTGGGCAGGCCCTGGATATATACTACCAAGGCAATCccgtcttctctgcatcaaatggtaaagttcgaatgggacaggcaagaaatagttgtgcacggtaatgagaacttatctgcttacaatgacacaattgttccatttattgaagttgaagatgataaagggccttgggtGTACCAAACATTCGAAAAAGTGTCTGTCGAGAAAATTCCTGAAGGAGAATGCATTCCAAGTCCAAAGCTACCCTCCGCGTCCGTtatggtagcaaatgaaatgttgaagaatggttttgTGCCGGGCAAAGGCCTGGGTTCATCTCTGCAGGGTATTGCACATCCGGTGTGTCCACGCGAAAGATTcggtacatttggtttgggattcacactcacaGGGAAGGACATGAAAAAggataaaaatttgaaaagaaagGCATGGTCACTTCCTAAGCCTGTTCCACATATCTCCAAGTCTTTTGTCAAGCCTGGGGTCGCAAAACGCCCAATATCAACAGTCCCAAAAcctatggtcgactttgatgaagagttgatcaagaggttaCAGAGTCTGTTTGATGAGGTTAATATGGTGGAAATCGGGGAAGGCTCCAGTAATGCCGATGTACAGCTcgttgggccaaatgtgaagcttagcaattggaaagctactcctctccccacccggaaggagttttgttctttttatgctg AAAATGATGAAGAAGTAGCATTTCAGAAAATCAGTAGAGAACTAAATCACTTCGAAGAAAAATCCAAGCCCAATCTGAATGAAactgaagcaatcaatttaggagatcaagataatatcagggaaaccaagataagtgtgcatctggaaccacaaattaaggaagaaataatcaaagcacTGTTGGAATATAAAGATGtttttgcatggtcgtatgacgacatgCCGGTTTTGAGCACTGATTTGGTAGTTCATAAATTGTCAACTGATCCGGCATTCCCTCCAGTCAAGCAAAAGTTAAGGAAATTCAAGACTGATATAAGTgtgaagatcaaagaagaaatcacaaagcagcTTGATGCAaaggtcattcgggtcactcgatatcccacttg gtacaacctcaagctcaatccggcAAAATGTGCATTTGGTATCCCGTCCGGGAAACTGttgggattcatagtcagtcgacgtggtattgagttggacccatcaaagatcaaagccatccaaGAATTACTACCTCCAAAGAACAAAACCGAGGTGATGAGCCTTCTCGAaaggttaaactacatcagcaggtttattgctcaactcacgacaacttgtgagcccatctttaagttgctaaaGAAGAATGTTGCGGTTAAGTGGACTAATGAGTGTCAagaagcatttgataagatcaagagttACCCGTCAAACCCACCTGtgctggtcccgccagaacctgagagacctttaattctctatttgatg aagcctatgcccacaggaagattgacaaagtggcagattttactcacagagtttgacatcatctaCGTGACTCGGACCGCAATGAAAGCCCAAGCCCTGGACGATCACTTGGCCGAGAATCCGGTGGATGAAGAATATAAGccactgaagacttattttcctgatgaagaagtgataTACGTTGACGAGGCTGATCATGATGGAAAAccaggttggaaactcttctttgatggagctgctaaTATGAAAGGTTTCGGAATAGGGGCtgtactcatttctgaaacaaggCATCACTACCCCATAACAGCTCAGCTTCAATTTTATTTcactaacaacatggctgaataCGAGGCATGCATTATGGGTTTGAGATTAGCTATAGACATGGGATTTCAGgaaatattggttttgggagattcAAATTTAttggttcaccagattcagggagaatgggagacTCGGGATTTGAAGCTCATACCATATCGACAGTGTCTGTATGATCTTTGTCAACGATTCAGGTCGAtagaattcaggcatattccTAGGATTCATAATGAGATTTTCGACGCCTTGGCTAATCTAGGGTCAATGTTACACCATCCAGATAAGACTTATGTCGACCCTCTGCATATCCAAGTCCATGATCAACATGCTTATTGTAATGTGGTTGAAGAGGAAATTGATGGTGAACCTTGGTTCCATGATGTCAAAGAATACATCGAGTCGGGGATATATCCGGTACACGCCACAGgtgatcaaaagagaaccattcgacATCTGGCTAGTGGATTTTTCTTGAGCAGAGGAATCTTGTACAAGAGGACTCCAGATCTGGGACTACTAAGGTGCATAAATGCTAAACAAGCTTCGACTATCATGGCCGAAGTACATGCCGGATTTTGCGGACCACATATGAGTGGCTATGTCTTGGCAAAGAAGATTCTTCGAGCAAgttattattggctcaccatggaacgtGATTGTATCAGCTTTGTTCGtaagtgtcatcaatgccaggtgcacggtgatttgattcattccccgccatctgagttacacacaatgtctgcaccttggctctttgttgcttggggcatggatgtcattggaccaattgAGCCTGCAGCATTGAATAggcataggtttattctggtggctattgattactttaccaagtgggtcgaagctgtaactttcaagtccgtgaccaagaaggcagtggtagattttgttcattcaaatATCATTTGTCGATTCGGAAttcccaag TTCAAGATTATGTATCGAAACTCCACTCCGTATCATCCTAAGGCAAACGGAgctgttgaggctgctaacaagaacataaagaagatacttcgCAAGATGATGCAAG GTTATCGCACTACTGTTCGCATTTCAGTaggtgcaactccttatttgctaGTGTATGGAACTGAGACAGTCATACCTGCggaagttgagattccatccctTCGGATCGTTGCagaagctgaaattgatgatgatgagtgggtcaaaacccggctagagcagctgagtttgattgatgaaaaatga